From the genome of Gemmatimonadota bacterium:
GACCGGAGTGGGCGACCTCGTGCCTCAATTGCGGCACGCGGCTTGGCGGGGTGTACTGTCCCTCCTGCGGCCAGCAGGCGTCGGACCCTAACCCGACGATGCGAGATCTTGGCGCGGAGTTCGTCGGCGAGCTCACCTCGTTCGATGGCAAGCTTTGGCGGACGTTGCGCACGCTCTTTCTGCACCCGGGCGAGCTGACCGTCGCCTTCTTCGCCGGGCGTCGCGTGTCGTACATCTCGCCGGTGAAGCTCTACCTCACCTGCTCGCTCCTCGGGTTCCTGTCGGGACCGCTGGTCGACACGGTGCGGGAGCGACTCGGGCTCGCCCCGGTCGTCACCACCGTGAAGGGGAAGCGTGGCGGCAATGGGAGCGGCGTGCACATCTCTGCCCCGGACAGCACCGCGCTCGACTCGTTGCTGAAAGACCCGACCGCGTCATTGGCGGAGAAGCTGGCGTTGCGCGCGGCGAGGAACGGAACCGATTCAGGCAAGGAAGCCCGCTTTGCCGATCAGTTCAAGGAGAATCTTCCGCGACTCCTCTTCGTCCTCCTTCCCGTCTTCGCCACGCTGCTGGCCGTACTCAATCGTGGCCGGGGGTATCGCTTTCCTCGACACCTCTACGTGGCCATTCACCTCCACGCCGCGTTCTTCCTCGCGCTCGCCCTTCAGATCGTGCTCGGTCAGCTCCCCGTGGTTGGGGGGTGGATGCCGATGGTGTGTCTGGCCTATCTGGCCTGGTACGCCACGGCGATGATGCAGCGCGTGTACGGCGGGTCCCGACGCCGCGCCATCGTCATCACGTCGGTCGCCCTGTCGACGTACCTCCTCATCGTCGCCGCCGCGTTGATCGGGCTCGTGGTCGTGGTGGCGCTCGTGCTGCCGTGAGCGCTCCCGGCGCGCTGCGCATCCCCACGCGCCGCGAGCTCCGGGATGTGGCGCGCCTCGCCCTCCCCATCGTGTTCGTACAGGTCGGCCTCAACTTCATGGGGACGATCGACGCCGCGATGGTCGGGCGCGTCTCGGCCGTTGACCTCGCCGCCGTGGCGCTCGGCAACTTCTGGTGGATCACGATCGCCCTGTTTGGCGCCGGGGTCGTGATGGCCATTGACCCGGTCGTCTCGCAAGCCGTGGGGGCAGGGGACGAGGAGGATGTAGCGTTAGGCGTGCAGCGCGGGGTCGTCCTGGGACTCGGCGTCGCCGCCTTTGCGTCGCTCTGCTTCCTGCCCACCGAGCCGCTGCTGCGTCTCCTGCGG
Proteins encoded in this window:
- a CDS encoding DUF3667 domain-containing protein; this translates as MSAPGSSEPVLHAGPEWATSCLNCGTRLGGVYCPSCGQQASDPNPTMRDLGAEFVGELTSFDGKLWRTLRTLFLHPGELTVAFFAGRRVSYISPVKLYLTCSLLGFLSGPLVDTVRERLGLAPVVTTVKGKRGGNGSGVHISAPDSTALDSLLKDPTASLAEKLALRAARNGTDSGKEARFADQFKENLPRLLFVLLPVFATLLAVLNRGRGYRFPRHLYVAIHLHAAFFLALALQIVLGQLPVVGGWMPMVCLAYLAWYATAMMQRVYGGSRRRAIVITSVALSTYLLIVAAALIGLVVVVALVLP